Genomic DNA from Oligoflexus sp.:
AACCCGGATGAGAATATCTTCACCTACAATGCCTATTGTTTGGAAACCCATATCATGAAAGAATTATTCACTGTTGAGCAGGAATATCTTGAAGATGCGCTCGATCTGATCAACGCCGAATTCGGGAGTTGGGAGCTTGTTGACCTTTCTGAAAAAAGTTCGGGTTGCGGGAGTTGCGCGGCGAAATAATTCTTTCATGCCTATCTCCTGGCTTTTGGGATCTCTTCTCATCAGCCCTTCTCTTTCCGCAAAGGAGGCCGCAGCGCCTCCGCCCCAGTTGCCTCAATGCGATCTCATCTCCAAAGGCCCTGGCGTCGCTCTGCAAAACCAGGAAATCCTGCTTCACAACTTCCTGAATGAGTTCCTTGAAGCCATCCGCAAGGATGAGTGGAATAAGATCGAAGGCCTCTTTCATCCGCGTGCCAAGCGAACCAAGGATATCGGCGATAAGATGAAGGCGATCCTTCAGAATCGTTACGATGCTCCATGGCAGTTCTCGGTCTTTCGCGTCTGGCGCATCAAAACCCCGAATGCCCGCAAAGCTATCCTGGATTCCTGTCCGGATGCCAGCGGCGCTCACATCATTGCGCAGAACGGGTATGAAACGCAGTATATGGTCTGGCTGCAGATCATGGGACAGAATGAACTCGGCCGCATCATGCTCGCCGTGGCCCCTGATAAGGGCCGCATGTATGCAACCGCGCTCAGGCTCCAGCAATGGACCCAGCAGGGCGAGGATGCAGAAGTCTGGGTGCAGCGCGCGGAGGAGCGATTCAAAGCCGACCAGAAGATTGCTGCCTACATGGCCCTCGACGTCGCCCAGAAACTTCTCGCCGGTGAAGATCTTTTGATCTATCCCCGCCAGCGTCAAATCCTTGACGTTCGCAAAGGGATCATATCGCAGGCAGAGCTGGTCAAGAATGCGAACGAGAGCATGAACATCAAGACGATCGCTTATGTCGGCAGTCTTCTGACCAAGGAAGGTGTGGGCATCCTGATTCGCGAAGTCATCGACAAGCAGGAAGTCACGAGCATACTGCAGGAGCGCTGTAAAAGCCGCGCCGAAGGCCTGATCAAGATGGGCTGGATGATTCCAGGCAAGACAGGTCTGCGTTGTAATTACATTTTTCCAGGGATGGATCCGGAAAAGGATTCGCAAATGGGCGGTTTCTATTTCGCGCCCGAAGACTTAGCAAACACCAAAAAATAATATCTTTCCTCTCCACTCTTCGGACTGAGAAGGCTCCCTTCCCTGGGAGCCTTTCTTATTGTGGTAAACTATTTTTAGAGCTTCCACGCCCCATCTGAAAGTGATAAAGCCGTTTCAACGGCCTACCTATCTCCATGTTTGAGGTTCGCTGTGCCCAGCAGTGCATTGCATAAGTTACAGTCCTTTCATCAGGAACTTTATCAGCATGCGATTCAAGCGACGCAGCATATCACTTCGATGAATACAGCGGAAATTTTCGCTTATTCCCGCAACTTTCAGGCGTCGTTGCCATCGACATGGCTGCCCAGCAGCATTGATGAGGTGGCTGCGCGCATTACCGCGGCGCATATCACGCTGTTCGGTGACTTCCACACCTTGCGGCAATCCCAACGTGGATTTCTCAGGATTCTGCGCCACATTCGGAGTCGCGAACCAGGCCGTCCCCTGATGGTGGCGCTGGAAATATTCAATGCCGAAGATCAACCTGCGATCGACGAGTTCCTGGCCGGACGTTTGCCGGAAGACAAATTCCTGAAGCGCATCGACTATCATAACAAGTGGGGTTTTCCCTGGGAAAACTATCAGCCGATCGTGGCTTTCTGCGCGCAGCAAGGCATCCGCGTCTCGGGCATCAATTCGCAGTTCGACACCCCGAATCGTTTGACAAGGCGCGATGCCTTTGCGGCGAATATACTGAATGAATGGGCAGAGAAAAATCCACAGCAGCTCTGCCTTTGCCTGATTGGTGAATATCACCTGGCAGACCAGCATCTTCTGGCTCATTTAAACCCTGGCATCAAAACGGTCCGCGTGGTCAATAATATCGACGATTACGCGTTCAGCTCCAAAAAGCTGCCCACAGAGAGCACCGACTATCTGCGGCTCGCGCAGGATTTTTTCTGCGTTCTGAATACGGCGCCCTGGATCAAATGGCAGTCGCTCGCGATGTGGGAGGAGTTCCATGCGAGCTGGGATGGAACCCATGGCGATGATTTCGACCTTTATACCGAGCATCAATACGACTTCGACTATCAGCTGCTGCATATTCTGAAAGCCTTGAATCAGTTCATGGGTTTGAAGGTCAATACCAACGATCTTTCGCACTTTGACCTTTACATCAAACCTGACAAGGCCACGCGCAGCTATATCAAAGCCAAACTGAAACTCACGCGCACGGAACTTTCCGCGGCCGAGCGGCGCTGCGAATTGGATGGCTTTGCCTACTTCAGCCCCTCGGGAACTGTGCTCCTGCGTGAACCCAGCATCAATCGCTTTGCCGAAATCGCCGGCTTCTACCTTTACGATATGCTCCAGGCACCTCGGCGTGAAGGACGACTGAACTTCATGCAAAGGATTGAAAGACAGGCCTGCGGAACCCTCGCGGCTTCCATCATGAATCCAAGGCGTCCGCGCGTCTCCGAGGAAGGCGTTGACCTTCTGCGGAATCCCGAACGGATTCTGGAGGATCTGTCCCGACTTCATGAGAAAGACAAGCACCAGGACTTTGGCCTGAGCCGTCACCTCGGGGAGTATCTGGGTTCGGAAATCTTTCAGCGGCTGGCGCTGGGGGAAGGTCAGCATCTGGAGGAGAATCTGCGCCGCGTCTTCAAAAGCAATCTCCTTTCCATGCTGGAGATCTGCTCTATGGATCAGCGGCCTCAGGTCGCCTAGCTGGTTCAGAAGAGAAGGACATCGCCGCGTTCGGCGCCTTTTTGATCTTCAGCTTCCTCTTTCGTCCCGGGCTCGACTTCTTTCTTCAGCTTTTCGTCCGGCGTATCGAACACCAGGACTTCGCCTGCTTTGCTATCCTGCTTTTTCACGGACGTCGATTTCAGCTCGGTCGCGACCGGCGGATCATCGAAGGTCAATGTCGGAGGCGCCTGACGCGCTGGGGACGCCGAGCTCTTGGGCGCTGCAGACGGAACAAAGTCCTGGCCTGCCGCCATCTTCATCGGACGCTCATTCATACTGTCCGTGCTCAGCATACTGAGCTTGGTGACCATTTCCTCGGCCAGATTCGAAATCTGCCGGATCGGAA
This window encodes:
- a CDS encoding ChaN family lipoprotein; this encodes MPSSALHKLQSFHQELYQHAIQATQHITSMNTAEIFAYSRNFQASLPSTWLPSSIDEVAARITAAHITLFGDFHTLRQSQRGFLRILRHIRSREPGRPLMVALEIFNAEDQPAIDEFLAGRLPEDKFLKRIDYHNKWGFPWENYQPIVAFCAQQGIRVSGINSQFDTPNRLTRRDAFAANILNEWAEKNPQQLCLCLIGEYHLADQHLLAHLNPGIKTVRVVNNIDDYAFSSKKLPTESTDYLRLAQDFFCVLNTAPWIKWQSLAMWEEFHASWDGTHGDDFDLYTEHQYDFDYQLLHILKALNQFMGLKVNTNDLSHFDLYIKPDKATRSYIKAKLKLTRTELSAAERRCELDGFAYFSPSGTVLLREPSINRFAEIAGFYLYDMLQAPRREGRLNFMQRIERQACGTLAASIMNPRRPRVSEEGVDLLRNPERILEDLSRLHEKDKHQDFGLSRHLGEYLGSEIFQRLALGEGQHLEENLRRVFKSNLLSMLEICSMDQRPQVA